The sequence acattcaagggtatgtaaacttttgatcagggccattttGGCGTTAgctgttatcattatgattttaaaaggaGCCAAGCAACTATATGATAATAAATGccttcatatgatcactagccttaaacaaaaggatgtttttttgcatgatcagtcatattttcaaaatcaatgccagcATTTCAGAATTTCTCCCAGGGTATGCAGTGGTCAAACGTGTTCCAAGGAAGGAATTTGCAACAGGGtaatgggcagccaaggctcattgatgcacgtagGGGGTCTAATctaacagatgagctactgtagctcaaattgctgaacaagtttaatgctggttctgatagaaatgtGTCAGAGCGCACAGTGCATCACactttgttgcgtatggggctgtgtagccgcagaccagtcagggtgcccatgctgaccccttgAATCTGCATAATTTCCCCTTCCCCCATGGGGATGTAGAGGTAGAGAGGTAGGtacaactttttatttattttattattttacaaccCCTTCCATCTCCCGGAGATGTTCCAACACACTCTTGCAACTCAAAAGCAGCTCTTAGGTTGAATGAAAGCTATAAATGTGTTTCTGAATGTCCATACCACTCACATATCCCACAAAGCAGCAATCCAGTCAGGTCCAGATCATTCTTTGGATCACTTTTGGACAGGATGGAAGTGGAGAATGTGGTAGgtactatgtgtgtatatatatttacgtgtgtatatatgcatgcGTGAATACGTATGTCACACGCTCTGTCACAATAAATGTCACATTCTGTAACACGCTCTCatactctcaatgtctccctgctTTCTCTGTCAACTTATTGTTTGTGCTGtctgcttcttcttttttgttctgTGATCCACTTCTCCTGGTGATCCACAGTGTTACCCTGGCCTCCTGGAGAACAAGGGGTGCAACCTCTCCCCTGGTTGGAGTGATGGTGGAGGCTGTCCCCATTATTGTCCAGGCTCCGCCTTGTTGTTGAAGTGCTCTAGGAGGCCAAagtaatgcagacagattcctagagaaagagaagactttctgcacttctctttctctgagGAATCTGAAAATGTTACTATACCCAAGGTTTCCCACTGAACATGTGGCGGAGGAAAAGGTCAGGTGATTGTTGCCCTCcatggttaatttatttttttacatttaaattgatttttttctcttaatttaACTGTTGAGTGGTACCTCACTTCCTTAAGTCACAGGTTAATAAATCTATGATTTGCTTGCTTTCAACTTAAATCAACCTGCACTCAAAGAGTATGTGAgttgtgaattatttttttttgtgagggAAAATGGGAGTTAAAAcccatttattttgaaattacaAAATCTGGTGGGTTTAAGGGTGTTGGCTTTATTAAAGTTCCCATACCACTGAATAATACCCTTAGCTCTCTCGGTTCCGGAGTACAGTAGCGTGCATATCGTTTCGTGTCTGTtagagatttaaaaaatgagTTACGTGGCTGCTTACGTGCTTGCCACCCTTGGTGGTAACAGCAGCCCCTCAGCCaaggattttaaataaattctttCCAGTGTTGGAATTGAGGCAGACGAAGAATGTATTAACAAGGTGATCAGTGAGCTTAGTGGAAAAGACCTTGAAGATGTTGTAAATTCTGGCCTCTCCAAACTTTCATCAGTGACATCTGGGGGTGCTGTGGCTGTAGCTCCTGCATCTGGTCCAGCTGCCgacaagaaagaagaagaaaagaagaatgaaTCTGAAGAGTCTGATGACGACATGGGATTTGGACTCTTTGATTAAATGCCtattttcctaaaataaaaaaatcaaagttcATGAATAATAACCTTAACAAGCCACCAGATACTAAATGGTGAGCGCAGCAGGCTGTTCTTACCCCAATGATCAAGAGTGCTAGTCCAGTAGGTGCCATGAGCCACCAGCTGGACTCGCCTCCACAAGACTTTCAGAGCATAGCCTCTGTTAGATTAACATTCCACGCTGTCATTGTTGGGAACATTTGTGGTTACAAAACAAAGAACCATTACTACAAATAACAACTGAAACATACATCCCAAAAAGGGAAAAGACCCATAACTCTGCCAGGAAGGTGTGACCATTGCTGTTACCTTTAGTTGCTTTTTAatgtgcatataaatatataagactgacattaaaatatttgatatgtatttttgctttttctttcacaGGTGATGTGTTTATACTTGTATTTAGCTTAGATAATCGAGAGTCATTTGATGAAGTGAAGAGGCTACGAAAGCAAATCCTAGAAGTAAAGTCTTGTGTAAAGAACAAGACAAAAGAGACCGGAGAATTTCCCATGATGATCTGTGGCAACAAGAGTGATTATGGCGACCACCACCGCAAGGTACGCACAGAAGAGGCAGAACGTCTGGTGTCAGGGGATGAAAATTGTGCTTACTTTGAAATCTCTGCAAAGAAGAACTCAAATGTTGACAAGATGTTTCAAGTCCTTTTCAGCATGGCTAAACTTCCCAATGAGATGAGTCCAGCTCTTCACCGTAAAATCTCCATGCAGTATGGAGACGCTTTCCAACCAAAGTCGTTCAGGTTGAGAAGGCTGAAAGAGATGGGTGCCTATGGCATGGTCTCTCCTTCTGCTAGACGCCCCAGTGTAAACAGTGATCTCAAGTACATAAAAGCTAAAGTTCTGGGAGAAGGACAAGGGCGGGAGAGGGAAAAATGCTCTGTTCAGTAACTGTCCTATATCCGAGTGCAAACTGAAGTGCCTTTAGGCATGGGAGAAACCCACTGTAAATGAAGAACCTTAAAGAAAGTATACATATTTCTTTATGGACAAAAGGCAACTCATAGACAATTGCTGAAGCTTAAAGTTGTGTACCTGTTTTTGGCTCTACCTAATGGACATAAATTCTGATTTAGAGTTATAGGTCATAGgaactaaaatgtaaataatttcaTCACATAATGTTTGCTGAGTATGAACATAATTTTTTCTTGTTCTCAATTCATTGATCTGTAAATGGAGATCTTGAGTATGTACAGaacaattaatatattttattacatttatgtggACCATGCAGTCTTGTACAAATTAAATCCTGGAATTGTTTAAGTGAAGCGACATTAATGGCCCTGCACACAGACTACTGAATTAGATACTGTTATTTTGGAATTTACAAGGAAagcatgtaaataaatatggcttactaaaaaacatataaagtatCTTCAATTTGGAGTAACAGCTTGGCAACTCTGGTGTAGTTAGTAAGTATGAAAGATAATTTTCTTTAGCTCTCTCAAGAGCTTTATCCACCTATTGTAACTTGTATGCACTGGTGGGGTGTTAAGTAGAAATCAAAACTTTTGGATGCAGTAGTAAACTAACAAGATTTGGCAATACATCATGTTACACCTTCAGTGAAAGTACTACACATAATCTTCTGGGTTATTTTTGCCCTCAGGGATTTTTGTATGTCCACCTCTTCCCGTAAGAACCACAGTGTTAACTCTGCTAAATTATCAGTTTAACTATTAACCCATCACACCCCATCACAACTAAAGATCTGTATGGAATGTGaatcaaagaacaaaaaagtaGAACTATTTTATCCATTAATTGGTTACTACCATAAAAgtatagtaaaaatatatatcaaatagaTCTGCACAATAGGTTATTACAAAATCAATGTGTATAGTTAGATATATGATCTACATATTGCACAAACTAATTAACTACTATGTTATGTCCTCCCTCACAATGTTGTATTTTGAAAAAATTATAGGGCAGGGCACGAAATGCAGAAGACCTAGATCATCCTCATGCTGTGTGCCAATCCATCTCATCTCACCTAATAAAATAGAAAGGTTTAATTCCATGTGTAGGTAAAGGTTTTGCACATTAGCGCCAAGCATTATTTCTTTTACACTACTATGTTTTGTATTCCTGTACATGTAACCAACACCCCTCTGATGCACAGTGTATCTGGAGCTCTCGGGAACAGTTATATTCAACATTATAATGTTGTTTTCCTCACATTATCATTTTGTACAGTTAATAAATTTCACAATAACTGATGAACTGATGAAATGCTAGTTTATTTTacagtatacatttatttatttttttcaagcaaATATTTAGACAATGACCCATTATGAATGTGCAGTTTGGTTTAATGGCTTAGCATTTCTGGTGTAGTTTACTGTCTTAGTATGTCCTCTTCAGAATACCAATATATTTtgcacaatgctatgcttccaactttctgGGAACAGTTTATGGAGGGCCCTTTCCTATATCAGCATGGCTGTCCCCCAGtacaaaagtgcaaaaaaaattcaataaagacacggttggatgattttttgtggaagaacttgactggccttacctccatccaacacctttgggatgaactggaactgaGATTGTGAGACAAGCCTTCGCGTCGAACAACAATGCCTGACCTCAGAAATGCTTTACTTGATGAATGGACAAAAAGTCCCACAGAAACATTCAAAAATCTTGTTGAGAGCgttcctagaagagtggaacctgttatagctgcaagggggggggcaactatatatataaatgtctatgtttttagaatacaatgtcataaaataaaagtccctgctggtgtaatgatcaggtgtcccatatagtgtgtgtagatatatatatatatatatatatatacacactaacactatacatatggTGTCAGCATAGAAGGTTTAGGTAATGGATACCCAAAGCAGGAACAATACGTAGGCTGATAATGCAGAAACGGGTCAGGGCAGGTGGTGACACTCTTCCAAACGCTATACAGGCACAGGTCACGACATGCAGCGGCAATCTAGTAAACGGTTAACAGGCACGGGTcagggcaggcggcaaacaCTCAAAGTCAGGAGACGGTCCAGGAGTCAAAATATGGGAAACAGGGAGTAATAAACAGGATACGGGTAAAAGGGATAGGAGGGCAGCAGGACGCAACCATAGGGGAGCTGGTATAACCAAGCAATGAGTGTAGTGCTTGGTGTGTTTTTATAGTGTAACATTTTGCACGGTCTCGTGTCTTTTCTCCTACTCTGTGCAGGGGCACACGTGTAAGTCCGTCAAGGGGCACTCCGTCACTCCGTGGTGGTCTCGGCTGGGGATCCCGACAGTTCCCCCTCCCGAGGAGAGGCCTCTGGACTCTCGAGGGACCAGGAGAGTCAGGATGGCGATGATGGAAGGCAGAGATGAGATCAGGAGCGTGGACCTCGTTAGCTGTTCCCAGGAGTCCTCATTGGGGTCATAGCCTCTCCAACGGATTAGGTATTGCAATTGCTTGTGGTGTCTTCTGGAGTCCAGGATCTCTTCCACTTCATAATCCTTAACGTCGTTGATGAGGACTGGAGCAGGAAGACTGGGATGTCAGGAAAAGGGTTCGCAGTCCATAGCTTCCGGAGGGAGACTTGAAACATGGGAAGAAAGGAACTCGGTGCTAGGTAGTTCAAATTCCACAGTCAAAGTGGATATGAGACGGGAGATGGGGAAACCTATGTATTTTGGTCCCAATTTCTTCGTAGGGCACGCGAGTCGGAGATGCCTAGTGGACAGCCATACCTTATGACCTGGGTGATAGACCGGAGCAGCGGTACGACGTTGATCAGCAAAGAATTTGTATCGTCATTGAGTCCTTGTCAGCGTTTCACATAGTAATTTATATGTCTTGGTAAGGTTTTCAAtattgtgacgggaccgacctgtaccccgactgggtatgCCCGCCGAACATTGCTTCCTCCGCCCCATGGCTACCAAGACAccagcgattaaccccttcagcaccagcGTACAGAGAGAAGTGGCTGCCTTCCCACTGTGGCTAGCCGTGtggggctattgtcctgaaaaggacaataagtgaTCATAGCAGAGGACACAGCTTTTCAGGAACCTCAGCGGCACTGTAGTATACcaaagtatagcaatacagctcTCTACCGCCCTgataagggcagcaccgaggaTTGAATTACATCCAATAGACAGTACAAGGGGTTGAATTACAtccaatagacacacaagggaattacatccaATAGACACAAACGGTTCttcatcctgccctcctttgcataagactcagtatttgcactcagcccagtaggggatCTCTATTGTAGTCTTTGTAAGGggggggcaggacatgtggcacacGGACAGAGTAGCAcacaaggggaacaaaagcacacacaataattacaacatatactgggaaatgcagatatcacaaacaataactatTACAGATGGCACAGATTAACCCGGGGGCAGTCACAAATATGTTCAAACAGAGCTGGGAATAGGAGAGCCCAGAAGCATATGAGGGATGGTATCCGTAATTAACATAAAAGGGGGACATGTCGATGGAACGATGGATGTGGTTGTTATAAGCAAACTCTGCCAAAGGTAATTAGCGGTCCCAATCATCTTGCAGGTAAGTGGTAAAAGCAAGTACTGTTCCAAGGTTTGGTTGGTGCGTTCAGTCTGGCCGTTACTCTGGGGGGTGGAATGCTGTGGACAAGGACCGCTGTATGTGGAGTTGTTTGCAAAATGCCTTTCAAAAGTGACAGGTGAACTGAGATCCCCAGTCTGATTCAATATTCTCCGGCAGGCCATGGAGGCGAAAGATCTCTTTTATGAAAAGGGTAGCTGTCTCAGTGGCTAAAGGGAGGTGATCGATGGGAAGAAAGTGTGCCATCTTGGTGAAGGCGTCTACCACCATTAAAGTGGCTTGGCGGTTAGCAGGAGGAAGGTCGTGATGAAATCCATGGAGATATCTGTCCATTGTCTTGAAGGAATTGGAAGGGGATGCAGGAGGCCGGTGGGCTATTTGTGGGTCTCCTTGGACCGGGCACAGGTCTTAATTTGGGCACCAGAAGGACCGTTGAATCACGTCGAGAGTTTGTCCTTTACCACCATGACCTGCAGCAGGGGTGTCGTGGAACGTTTGTAGTATCCGAAGACTGTCCTCTGGAGGAACATAAATATGGTGGTTATGGTAATAGTAGCCTTGTTGATACTGTAACCCTGGAATATCGGGGAGAGTAGTCTTACTTGAATGCTTACCTACGGAGTGCAATAAGGATTGTGTCATGCCTAGAAAATTACTGGGGCAGAGAATCGTGTCCCAATCAGAAAATGACATAGATAAAGGTTCATAAATCCTGGAGAACAAACCTGCTTTAGTATTACATGATCCGGGACGGTAAGTGATGTGGAGTGGGAACCGCGTAAATGACAGGGACTGCCTTGCCAACCGGGGTTGAAGGCGCTTGGCCGAATGCAAATATTCTAGATTCTTGTGTTCGGTAAGATGGCGATAAGGTTAAGAGCGCCTTCAAGCAAGTGTTGCCATTCCTCCACCGCAAGTTTTAGTGCCAGGAATTCGCGTTTGCCTATGCAGTATTTTCTTTCAGCCGGCGTGAGGGTCCTGGAGAAATAAGCTACGGGGTGCAGTTGGTCATCGGAGTCTTGTCTCTGAGACAGAACAACACCTACCGCGTTATCTGAGGCATCAACTTCCAACGTGTATGGTTTCTGCGGAACAGGCAGTCTCAGGAtaggataaaacagaacaaattctggggatacagctttaaaaatactctgtaaaaagaataaaaaccacaaatggtgcaataatgtttaaaaggtttaaaacagcccccactagttgtgccacactcacaagattgtagtaggaactgcgccttaaagatagcctgtatcttaggaatcctgaagatttgctggaactttttaaaaccacctcaaagttttaaaaaccggtcatctgctggatacaaacggatgataggcaggcagggtatcttccaaaagctctttatttaaaatagcccattaaaaatgcttaatgttttaagaaactaagtccaacgcgtttcgtcatatgttgacttcatcagggactagttataatacatcaagaaacataagctaacaaaatataaactaaaaacccTTGCCCGCCCTCTCCTTAAATCATCCAATCTGTTCTTCTATTGGTCTAAAGTCTTCACGCCTCCTTTGTTTCAATTAGATGAACACAAATTTTCTTGTTTCCAGGTAGTAACCCTTTGCGTTCCAAAATATGTTCCAAGGTAGTGTCCATTATTTCTGAATGCCGTCTTTTTTATTGCAAAGTCCAGTTTAAATAGTTAATTGTTTGCACAAtactaaaatctaaaataaaggagaaagaaataataatatacatcctATAATACATATGCATGTTATTTATAGCTTTTGCAAATATCCAGATACGGAAATTTAACTAAATTACCTAACCATCCCTGGATATTTTAGGGCACACATGTTCTCGATGTACATCTAATGATGGGGAGAACACCAGAAGGTCATTGTGACGGGACTCCCTGTACcctgactgggtactcccgccaatcgttgcttcctcctgccgggacaccaacaattagccCTCCTGCATACACCATCTGAACTCCACTTCCATAACTGAGGATCCTGGCGTTGCTCCTTCTCTGCCCAAATGGTGACCAATCCTGCTGGTGGTTTGGATGTCCCGTTTGGAAGGAAGCATCCCactgcttgccaccaatgtgacgggaACGACCAGTACCCCTCCTGCCAGGACACCAACAAtaaaccccttcagcgccaggcagaaccagcgttgtagatagaaggggggacatcgctgcaccggagctgcgttggcactgtgACTTGCCAGAGCTTAGCTACACTgcgtggctattgtcctgaaaagcacaataaaggatcatagcagcccaccccaagcattaggcagcactcatgttgaggtgaaaacaggactcttttatttaaaccaaatacagagctatatatacaagtaagaaaaggggcaagacaaacatcacaggaaggaagtaattagattaaatcctgcaacacaatatccgggggaaggacagaatgacatgagacataaataattacattaattggggGCGTATATGTGGAATgatgatagacatataattggcttgagacagacaatggctaggacacagagataacaggatCTCACAGGATCAACAGCTACCTGTTGTGTAATTGACATTAGGTATGCAGCaatgacacctagtcatacctaccaggggtcttaagacaagggctaactccCACAataacacttcacacctatataATCAACAATACAGACattcagccttcttcctacaacaggatgtccagctgacattacagttttgagactgagtaaaatcagtagaaactgacCCCATGTATCCatacacagaagtctctacaaggcctgggccaATACtcggtagggaggaggctggctctcaggcctcccCAGGTGTCAGGATATATATCAGGAACAATCCGGAAAGGATCACAAATAGGGAAACGGAGCTCAAGAGGCACTAAGTAGGTAAGGCCCAGGCAGAGTCAGGATAAGCCACGGTACGGTACACGAGCGGGCAACGAGGTACAGAAGGGTCAGGCAGAATCAAAGTCAAAGGAGAGCCAGGTAAATGCACAGAATAATACACGAGCCGTTTAGCAGATAAGGGTCAGGCAGGAGCGAAGTCAGAGGAAAGCCAGGTAGGTACACGGTAATATCACAGGGAAGACGCACTCAGGATGTAGCAGgtaagcacaataactgagcaccgAGCAAAGCTCAGTGCTCGGTTTTAAACTTACCGCTCGggggaagctccgcccccgAGTGGGAAGCTACTGCAGCGAGTTCCCGCGAACAGTGTTCGGGGAACAATAAAGTTAGAACGGGGTACGCGCGCGCCTAGCAGAAGCCGGGCGGACGGAGGAGGCAGAGGAAGGCTCGCTGGATCCGATGCCCGCAGGTAGTGGGCATCCAGGTAAGTTGCAGAGTCGGGTCGCTGGACCCTGACACCAGGgacccagtgatggagggttccgtcacagtcATCCAGGTACACGATGATTAAATGATCCAGGATTTCGTGGAAGATGTCATTAATGAAGCGCTGAAATGTGGCTGAGGCGTTGCACAGACCGAATGGCATAACTAAATACCGGTATTCGACACCGGAACACCGTTTTACATTTGCCGCCCTTTCTCATTCGTATCAAGTTTTAAGCTCCACGTAAATCAAGTTTAGTAAATATCTTGGTGGAGTGTACGTGTTCCAACAGCTCCGGGATGAGCGGTAACGGGTAGCGATTCTTTACGGTGATGCTGTCATAGTCTCTGGAAGGGGGTAACTTCTCAGCACTTTTCTTCTCAAACACACCTTTGAATTGTCTGTATGGAATTGGAATTTCTGGAGCAGAAGTGGTCTGTGTAAGGCAGATAAGAAAAGTCTTCAGGCAGTGGTTAATGCAATGAGTGGAAGTAAAGCACGCCAGTCTCCCAATTGATGAAAGGGTTATGTACCTTGAGCCATGGAAGTCCTAAAATGATGGGAGACACCGGGGAAGGCGTCTACATCAAATTGAATGATCTCGGTGTGGCCATTCTCTATTTTGACAGTCAGAGGAATGGTCTCTCTGACTATGGGGCCGGTCTTGAGAGAACTTCCGTCAACAAGCTGGATAGTTATCTGGCTCTTGTTAGAGGATGTAGGGATGGTCAGAGACTGGATAGTTTCAGCATCCATGAAGTTCCCACTGGCTCTTGAGTCCACCATGGCTGGGAGACAGACTGTTTTCTTATTCCACACAACACAGTGCAGCTCACGATCAAGATAATGAGGTTAACTGAAACACCACCTATACCTCAAAGTGGAATCAACATatggaaaaatactaaaacaattgtatcagtcctcagtaaaccacaatgacatttggaaatggcagtttagggaaataagaaaaatctagaaatatatgtgacagtataaaaaccacttttaataaaatcataacTGTCAGTctaagaaaccacagggcccttgtGGCTAGACTCAGTTGCttaattaaacagaaaaaaagaaataccaaaaaatatatataataaaacatataataatataacactcCTAATCAATATTGGTACACGGTTCAGGCTTAATAACTATAAAGTCCCATATaagaaaaacctataaaaaattgtatccaactaaaaaaaaaaagcaaaaaaaaactttgtagcAATTGTCCTGCAACATAAATTTGTATCAACAGTGTTTCAGCACTGAATAATTCAAAACATCGTGCTGATGGTATGGATCCCTTGGGGTAGGCAGTAAGCACTATGTCTTTATAGAATCACTGGCCGGTGCCTTATTTGGTAAAACAGATGTTCTTTTTCTTAACGGATCATAAAAGGTGGTACACTGTACCGCTCACCATCTGATGTTAAACCGGATTTTTGGTCATGTCTGCCAGTTATCATAGATGCTTCCCTCATTTGTGATtaccacacctgggaactttccaaaTGACCCTGAgactgaaatgaaaaaaaggtatttcccatatatttgcattacattttttcaGCACTAATGTTGTTATTAGTGTTTAAggcatttaaagaaacattttttcacTACAGTtgttctttaaccctttaatagcccattgtgaaCCTTCTATGGTGTTACCCACCAAATGTgtttaccaaatatatatatcggtcCTCATAAAatccttgacttgtcattatttaaaggcaCACTTaattgcattcaagcagggagatcagccataacacactggtagcaaaagcaccaactggtcttatataccgtataatcACAGCAGCGTAGAATAGGAAAGACTCCAGgatgtgtgaccctgagaatctgacCCCTTTACCCTGAgatagggtaaaaaaaaccctgagttcccaggtatggtgatgacCTTGGAAGTACAATGTACCAGATGACATTAAATTTGCTTATACTAATCAAGACAAAACAGTTCTCGAGTTAATGGGCAGGGAATTTTACAAAAATGACTCAAACTTCAACAAAGTGGTGAAAGCTTTTCCTTCTGAGGACAACGCCACAGACCTGAAAAACTTAATGGTATGGACATAGTTTAATGCTGAACATTTTATGTCTATTTTTTGCTCCTATAACTGAAAAGTTCACTGTTACAACAATACGATAAAACATGGGCAACAGGGTCTCCCTGCATTGTAGCAAGGAGAACCTTGTTCTCATAGCAGAGAAAGTCAGTCTCTCATGCCAACAGCAGGGGGCTAGATCAACCCACAAATGGGGAAAACAGGCTTGTTAAAAGTTTGGCTAGAACTGTTCTAAAGAGTATATCTATACACTTCTCTATGTCTGCATCCTACATTGTCTCAGAAAAAGTGCCCAGGAACCAGGGCCGGATTAATGTAGGAGCTAATGGAGCTGTAGCTCCAGGCCCTTATCTGAAAATAGACCCAGCCAGGGCATGGCCCACCATCTAATGTTAAAGCAGCCAGCTTGTAGACGACGTGCCGCTGAATGCCTCAGTTAGGCTCTttgtcccgcccctttgaaggggTGACACTCAAGGGGGCTGGCTCACACAAGATAAGAGTCTCTCCCGTTGTTGAGATATAATCTGAAAGTGCTCTCACAGTGCTGTAGCCTATGTTATACATTGTATGGTTAAgagaagtataaataaagtgtttGTTGTTAATTCCTCCTTCCTCCTGAACAGGAAGTGAAGCagttaatatgtttcaataaagacaGAAATCCATGTTTTTCctccatctttatatatataattattatatagttatcctatcctaataattaaaatggcaacacgtgtgtgtacgtgtgtgtacgtgtgtgtatttaccattacataagttatggtggataaaggtgatggaaacccttccacttaaatttaagcggtagtagaagtattattaaacaatcatctacagacaccagacaagccagaagacaAGCCATgagtccatgagtggtgatctggctattgcacctcttcccgagttttgtctaaaggctgtcttgtacagtgggcaattactttcaagggatccatgtataaagtggatata is a genomic window of Spea bombifrons isolate aSpeBom1 chromosome 6, aSpeBom1.2.pri, whole genome shotgun sequence containing:
- the RASD2 gene encoding GTP-binding protein Rhes is translated as MMKTISSVNCTLSVPAKNSYRMVVLGASRVGKSSIVSRFLNGRFEDQYTPTIEDFHRKLYNIRGDMYQLDILDTSGNHPFPATRRLSILTGDVFILVFSLDNRESFDEVKRLRKQILEVKSCVKNKTKETGEFPMMICGNKSDYGDHHRKVRTEEAERLVSGDENCAYFEISAKKNSNVDKMFQVLFSMAKLPNEMSPALHRKISMQYGDAFQPKSFRLRRLKEMGAYGMVSPSARRPSVNSDLKYIKAKVLGEGQGREREKCSVQ